In Vagococcus hydrophili, one DNA window encodes the following:
- a CDS encoding PIN/TRAM domain-containing protein codes for MQKKIFYVVMAVIGFSLGMTIVPSVWALFDLDFNQWLNNGVTNGLIGAIIFIIISTFTFRYVGRALKKAEKFISEQSLQDLVFGSLGVIIGLLLGALVSIPLYSLKIAFLHILLPTLIMLTLGYFGFRVGTTKTDEWRKLFAPKPKKGTEDILERKVTDNFNKYKILDTSVIIDGRIYDVAKTGFIEGTLLIPNFVLYELQYIADSGDSLKRVRGRRGLDILNALQKEDGISVEMYEGDFDDVQEVDSKLIKLAKLLDGIVVTNDYNLNKVSEFQNVPVFNINALANAIKPVVIPGETMDVLVMKDGTERQQGVAYLDDGTMVVVEDGKHFMNQRINVIVTSALQTAAGRMIFAKPSHSQTTINNETKANN; via the coding sequence ATGCAAAAAAAGATATTTTATGTAGTTATGGCAGTTATTGGCTTTAGTCTAGGAATGACCATTGTCCCTTCTGTCTGGGCATTATTTGATTTAGATTTTAATCAATGGTTAAACAACGGTGTAACGAATGGATTGATTGGTGCAATTATTTTTATTATTATTTCTACGTTTACCTTTCGTTATGTGGGTCGTGCCCTTAAAAAAGCTGAAAAATTTATTAGTGAACAAAGCTTACAAGATTTAGTCTTTGGAAGCTTAGGGGTGATTATTGGGTTATTATTAGGGGCCTTAGTTTCAATTCCCTTGTACTCATTAAAAATTGCTTTTCTTCATATTTTACTTCCAACTTTAATCATGTTAACACTTGGTTATTTTGGGTTTAGAGTAGGAACGACTAAAACAGATGAGTGGCGTAAGTTATTTGCGCCAAAACCTAAAAAAGGTACCGAGGATATTTTAGAGCGTAAAGTGACAGATAATTTTAACAAATACAAAATTTTAGATACCAGCGTTATTATTGATGGCAGAATTTATGATGTCGCAAAAACTGGTTTCATCGAAGGAACCTTACTTATTCCAAACTTTGTCTTGTATGAATTACAGTATATTGCTGACTCAGGCGATAGTTTAAAACGTGTTCGTGGTCGTCGTGGGTTAGATATTTTAAATGCGCTTCAAAAAGAAGATGGTATTTCTGTAGAGATGTATGAAGGTGATTTTGATGATGTCCAAGAAGTGGATAGCAAGTTAATTAAACTAGCCAAATTATTAGATGGTATCGTGGTAACCAACGACTATAACTTAAATAAAGTTAGTGAGTTTCAAAATGTGCCAGTCTTTAATATTAATGCCCTAGCGAATGCGATTAAGCCAGTGGTCATCCCTGGTGAGACAATGGATGTTTTAGTGATGAAAGACGGAACGGAAAGACAACAAGGTGTGGCTTATCTAGATGATGGAACCATGGTTGTTGTTGAGGACGGCAAACACTTTATGAACCAACGAATTAACGTCATTGTGACAAGTGCTCTTCAAACAGCTGCCGGTCGAATGATCTTTGCAAAGCCTTCTCATTCACAAACAACGATAAATAATGAAACAAAAGCTAATAACTAG